One segment of Variovorax sp. PAMC28562 DNA contains the following:
- a CDS encoding response regulator transcription factor, with protein sequence MFGGPSEARLRVALLEDSIDEADTVTDLLRRNAHDVVHLANGDAFYDLLQRDSFDLLMLDWNVPGLSGYEVLRRVRGDMGSNVPVLMLTARAGEFETVQALNGGADDYLVKPCRPFELLARINVLMRRLTVPTLTQSVEQTEGMHFDAAQRVVTRDGVAVKLTHKEFEVARLLFKHFGSPLSREHLNQAIWNGQAMARTIDTHVSRVRTQLGLTVENGFQLQAVYGFGYRLERLRVEG encoded by the coding sequence TTGTTCGGCGGACCCTCGGAAGCGCGCCTGCGCGTGGCCTTGCTCGAAGACTCGATCGACGAAGCCGATACGGTCACGGATCTGCTTCGGCGCAATGCGCACGATGTTGTGCACCTGGCCAATGGCGATGCCTTCTACGACCTGCTGCAGCGAGACAGCTTCGACTTGCTGATGCTCGACTGGAACGTGCCCGGTCTTTCGGGCTATGAAGTACTGCGACGAGTGAGGGGCGACATGGGCTCCAACGTGCCGGTGCTGATGTTGACTGCGCGCGCCGGCGAATTCGAAACGGTGCAAGCGCTCAACGGCGGCGCTGACGACTACCTCGTCAAACCGTGCCGACCCTTCGAACTGCTGGCCCGCATCAACGTGCTGATGCGCCGTTTGACGGTACCGACCCTCACGCAAAGCGTCGAGCAGACCGAAGGCATGCACTTCGATGCAGCGCAGCGGGTCGTGACGCGTGACGGTGTTGCAGTGAAGCTCACGCACAAAGAGTTCGAAGTCGCCCGTTTGCTGTTCAAGCACTTCGGTAGTCCGCTGTCGCGGGAGCACCTGAACCAGGCGATCTGGAATGGCCAAGCCATGGCACGCACCATCGACACGCACGTATCGCGCGTACGCACCCAACTCGGTCTCACGGTCGAGAACGGATTTCAGCTACAGGCGGTCTATGGCTTCGGATACCGGCTGGAACGATTGCGAGTGGAGGGCTGA
- a CDS encoding helix-turn-helix domain-containing protein yields the protein MSTTVDLVLALKNELKNARMTYADLARALDMAESSVKRMLAKGDMPLSRVDAICRALKMDFAELARRVADAQPLLKELTQEQEKAVVRDKKLLLVAISVLSQWTLEQIVTAYRISEAECIGCFAQLDRIGIIELRPLNRYRLKLAKTFRWRPHGPVMEFFRENVVLDYYRGGFDGPAEGLLLVHGSISQSLAPAFLERLQRVAQDFAQQHQTDQKLSPKDREGYTLLLGMRNWEFELFTRLRR from the coding sequence ATGAGCACCACCGTCGACCTCGTCCTCGCCCTGAAGAACGAACTGAAGAACGCTCGCATGACCTACGCCGATCTGGCGCGTGCGCTAGACATGGCGGAATCGAGCGTTAAACGCATGCTGGCCAAGGGCGACATGCCGCTGTCGCGCGTCGACGCGATCTGTCGTGCGCTGAAGATGGATTTCGCCGAGTTGGCGAGGCGTGTTGCCGATGCTCAGCCGCTGCTCAAGGAACTCACGCAGGAGCAGGAAAAAGCCGTGGTGCGCGACAAGAAGCTGCTGCTGGTCGCCATCAGCGTGCTGAGCCAGTGGACGCTGGAGCAGATCGTCACCGCGTATCGGATCAGCGAGGCGGAGTGCATCGGCTGTTTCGCGCAGTTGGACCGCATCGGCATCATCGAACTGCGGCCGCTCAACCGGTATCGGCTCAAGCTTGCCAAGACTTTTCGCTGGCGGCCGCACGGGCCGGTGATGGAGTTCTTTCGCGAGAACGTGGTGCTCGACTACTACCGAGGCGGCTTCGACGGGCCGGCAGAAGGCCTGCTGCTGGTGCACGGATCGATCAGCCAATCATTGGCGCCGGCTTTTCTCGAACGACTGCAGCGCGTCGCGCAAGACTTCGCGCAGCAGCACCAGACCGACCAGAAGCTATCCCCGAAGGATCGCGAGGGCTACACGCTGCTGCTGGGCATGCGCAACTGGGAGTTCGAACTGTTCACGCGCTTGCGCCGCTAG
- a CDS encoding MFS transporter yields the protein MTTPAAAVTASPALQTPDANAHANQFALLKQRRFAPFFWTQFAGAANDNLFKFAFTVMVTYQLQLSWMPPAMAGLAIGALFILPFLLFSATSGQLTDKFDKTKMIRFVKNLEIVIMLIAAWGFMSANAVVLLGCVFLMGLHSTLFGPVKFAYLPQVLDARELTGGNGMVEMGTFVAILLGQVAGGLLVAVPQIGHTSVAVACVLLALVGRGVAQAIPRAPATDPNLVINWNPFSETWRNLKLAHGNVVVFRSLLGISWMWFFGAVFLSQFPSFAKEVLHGDEQVASLLLVVFSIGIGTGSLLCETLSRRQVEIGLVPLGAIGMSIFAIDLYFASRALPALAEMGIGDFLVRPAHWRVMADLGLLSLFAGLYSVPMYALIQLRSQPTHRARIIAANNILNALFMIASSVIAGALLGAGFTIPQIFLFTGIANAIVAFYIFMLVPEYLLRFVSWVLSRFIYRFKVCGDEHIPTEGAAILVCNHVSFIDAVLLMAASPRPIRFIMDHQIFKVPVLGWLFKLAKAIPIAPNKENPAAYESAFAQAIGVLREGDLLAIFPEGALTRDGELQPFKGGIMKIVDMARSEGMEVPVVPMALTNLWGSYFSRIEKRGDKNVAMVKPFRRGLFSSVGLNVGSAAAPADVQPELLQQRVRALLTA from the coding sequence ATGACCACACCCGCTGCTGCCGTCACGGCCTCACCAGCTTTGCAAACGCCCGACGCCAACGCGCACGCCAACCAGTTCGCGTTGCTGAAGCAGCGGCGTTTCGCACCTTTCTTCTGGACGCAGTTCGCCGGCGCGGCCAACGACAACCTCTTCAAGTTCGCCTTCACCGTGATGGTGACTTACCAGCTGCAGTTGAGCTGGATGCCGCCGGCCATGGCGGGCTTGGCGATCGGTGCCCTTTTTATCCTGCCGTTCCTTTTGTTTTCCGCGACGTCTGGCCAGCTCACCGACAAGTTCGACAAGACGAAGATGATCCGCTTCGTCAAGAACCTCGAGATCGTGATCATGCTCATTGCGGCATGGGGCTTCATGAGCGCCAATGCGGTCGTGCTGCTTGGCTGCGTGTTTTTGATGGGGCTGCACTCGACTCTTTTCGGCCCGGTCAAGTTCGCCTACCTGCCGCAGGTGCTCGATGCGCGCGAGCTCACTGGCGGCAATGGCATGGTCGAGATGGGCACCTTCGTGGCCATCTTGCTGGGCCAGGTGGCGGGCGGGTTGCTGGTCGCGGTGCCGCAGATCGGGCACACGTCGGTGGCGGTCGCTTGCGTGTTGCTGGCTTTGGTCGGGCGCGGCGTGGCACAGGCGATTCCGCGCGCACCCGCGACCGACCCCAACCTCGTCATCAACTGGAACCCGTTCAGCGAAACCTGGCGCAACCTCAAACTGGCGCACGGCAACGTGGTGGTTTTCAGGTCGCTGCTCGGCATCTCCTGGATGTGGTTCTTCGGTGCGGTGTTCCTGAGCCAGTTTCCGAGCTTCGCCAAGGAAGTGCTGCACGGCGACGAGCAAGTGGCGTCGCTGCTGTTGGTGGTGTTTTCGATCGGCATCGGCACCGGCTCGCTGTTGTGTGAAACGTTGAGCCGGCGCCAGGTCGAGATCGGCCTGGTGCCGTTGGGCGCGATCGGCATGAGCATTTTCGCGATCGACCTGTACTTCGCTTCACGTGCCTTGCCGGCCCTGGCCGAGATGGGTATCGGCGACTTCTTAGTGCGCCCGGCGCACTGGCGCGTGATGGCCGACCTCGGACTCCTGTCGCTGTTCGCGGGTCTGTACAGCGTGCCGATGTACGCGCTCATTCAGTTGCGGAGCCAGCCGACACATCGCGCGCGCATCATCGCGGCCAACAACATCCTCAACGCGCTTTTCATGATCGCGAGTTCGGTGATTGCCGGCGCCTTGCTCGGCGCCGGCTTCACCATTCCGCAGATCTTCTTGTTCACCGGCATCGCCAACGCCATCGTCGCTTTCTACATCTTCATGCTGGTGCCGGAATACCTGTTGCGCTTCGTCTCCTGGGTGTTGTCGCGCTTCATCTATCGGTTCAAGGTGTGCGGCGACGAGCACATTCCTACCGAGGGCGCTGCTATCCTCGTTTGCAACCACGTGAGCTTCATCGATGCGGTGCTGCTGATGGCCGCGAGCCCGCGACCGATCCGTTTCATCATGGACCACCAGATCTTCAAGGTGCCGGTGCTGGGCTGGCTTTTCAAGCTGGCCAAGGCGATCCCGATTGCACCGAACAAAGAGAATCCTGCGGCCTACGAGTCGGCGTTTGCACAGGCCATTGGCGTGCTGCGCGAAGGCGACCTGCTGGCGATCTTTCCGGAAGGTGCGCTCACACGCGATGGCGAGTTGCAACCTTTCAAGGGCGGCATCATGAAGATCGTCGACATGGCGCGCAGCGAGGGCATGGAGGTGCCGGTCGTGCCGATGGCGCTGACCAATCTGTGGGGCTCTTATTTCAGCCGCATTGAAAAGCGAGGAGACAAAAACGTGGCGATGGTCAAGCCGTTCCGGCGTGGCCTCTTCAGCAGCGTCGGTCTGAATGTCGGTAGCGCCGCGGCTCCGGCCGACGTCCAGCCCGAACTACTGCAACAGCGCGTGCGTGCGCTGTTGACTGCATGA
- a CDS encoding phosphatase PAP2 family protein — MPCAALIAVWLGVSPRTRNGAIRWVVIFGLGSSIVFASKLAFLGWGIGNARLDFTGVSGHTMLATSIWPVALWLMASRWGHAPRVAFAIAGWLLAFVIGVSRLVLEAHSISEVLAGYLMGGIVSITFLAIQHNRPHPKLRWPWVAVSLALPLVFVPIGAPAPTQDLIERIAVRVAHLERPFTRDDLHRH; from the coding sequence TTGCCTTGTGCCGCGCTGATCGCGGTCTGGCTCGGCGTCTCACCACGCACCCGCAACGGCGCGATCCGCTGGGTCGTGATCTTCGGGCTCGGCAGCAGCATCGTTTTTGCGTCCAAGCTGGCGTTCCTCGGCTGGGGCATCGGCAATGCGCGGCTCGACTTCACCGGCGTCAGCGGACACACCATGCTGGCGACCAGCATTTGGCCCGTGGCGTTGTGGCTGATGGCCTCGCGCTGGGGCCATGCACCGCGTGTGGCCTTCGCCATCGCCGGCTGGTTGCTGGCCTTCGTCATCGGTGTCTCTCGATTGGTGCTCGAGGCCCATTCCATCTCCGAGGTGTTGGCGGGCTACCTGATGGGGGGCATCGTCAGCATCACCTTTCTGGCGATTCAACACAACCGGCCGCACCCGAAGCTGCGCTGGCCCTGGGTGGCGGTCAGCCTGGCGCTGCCGCTGGTGTTCGTGCCCATTGGAGCGCCCGCTCCGACGCAAGACTTGATCGAGCGGATAGCGGTCCGGGTCGCACATCTCGAGCGGCCCTTTACGCGCGACGATCTTCATCGGCACTGA
- a CDS encoding serine endopeptidase, translated as MSKSLRLSEKWFRRGLWLVSVVFAGFLIGLGSTLVGDLPQVERVRQMDDFIDHVAADPLRATVKTSEAAEHKASQELEQAELQLNVAQQASRNARETFGNWIATRRATAQPDQDSELIARTKALDALKAAEDKAEVRLSAQQQIALDARQAQERAQEQLGVLEHDANIKLEAEYRRIELRVFGYRLALTLPLLAVAGWLFVKKRKSTYWPFVWGFIYFALFAFFVELVPYLPSYGGYVRYIVGIVITVLVGRYAIVGLNRYLAKQKLAEQQPDQVRREELSYDVALARLAKSVCPGCERPVDLKSTDIDFCPHCGIGLYDHCGHCAARKSAFSKFCHACGTSAAASATNSAVTPPADSRAAGRLTGPVAAL; from the coding sequence ATGAGCAAATCCTTACGTCTTTCCGAAAAATGGTTTCGCCGCGGCCTCTGGCTGGTGTCGGTGGTGTTCGCCGGATTCTTGATCGGCCTCGGCAGCACGCTGGTCGGCGATTTGCCGCAGGTCGAGCGCGTGCGCCAGATGGACGACTTCATCGACCATGTTGCGGCCGATCCGCTGCGCGCCACCGTCAAGACTTCGGAGGCGGCAGAACATAAGGCATCGCAAGAGCTTGAACAGGCCGAGTTGCAGCTCAACGTCGCGCAGCAAGCAAGCCGGAATGCGCGCGAGACTTTTGGTAACTGGATCGCGACTCGGCGCGCCACCGCGCAGCCGGATCAGGACAGCGAGTTGATCGCACGCACCAAGGCGCTCGATGCTTTGAAGGCCGCCGAAGACAAAGCCGAGGTTCGCTTGAGCGCGCAGCAGCAGATCGCGCTCGACGCGCGGCAGGCACAGGAGCGTGCGCAGGAACAACTCGGGGTCCTCGAGCACGATGCCAACATCAAGCTCGAAGCCGAATACCGGCGTATCGAATTGCGCGTGTTCGGCTATCGGCTGGCGCTGACCTTGCCACTCCTCGCGGTTGCCGGCTGGCTCTTCGTGAAGAAGCGCAAGAGCACCTACTGGCCGTTTGTCTGGGGCTTCATCTACTTCGCGTTATTCGCATTTTTCGTCGAGCTGGTGCCTTACCTGCCGAGCTACGGCGGTTACGTGCGCTACATCGTAGGCATCGTCATCACGGTGCTGGTGGGGCGCTACGCGATCGTCGGCCTCAACCGTTACCTCGCTAAACAAAAGCTGGCCGAGCAGCAGCCCGATCAAGTCCGGCGCGAGGAGCTGAGCTACGACGTGGCGCTCGCGCGGCTCGCCAAAAGCGTGTGTCCCGGTTGCGAGCGCCCAGTCGACTTGAAGAGCACCGACATCGACTTTTGCCCACATTGCGGCATTGGCCTGTACGACCACTGCGGGCATTGCGCCGCGCGCAAGAGTGCCTTCTCGAAGTTCTGCCATGCCTGCGGTACATCGGCTGCGGCGTCGGCTACCAATTCGGCTGTGACCCCGCCGGCCGACTCCAGGGCGGCCGGTCGGCTGACAGGTCCGGTGGCTGCGCTGTAA